The uncultured Cohaesibacter sp. genome window below encodes:
- a CDS encoding ABC transporter ATP-binding protein produces MALLEIKDLRIEFPSRRGTMVAVDKVSLQVNPGEVLGVVGESGAGKSTIGNAVIGLLEPPGRMAAGEVYLKGERIDNLSDREKRKLRGKRIGMIFQDPLTSLDPLQTIEKQLVETIELHLDVTEAEAKARAVDLLRQVGIPDPENRVKQYPHQFSGGMRQRVVIALALCAEPEVIIADEPTTALDVSIQAQILELIKKLCVEKNVGMMIITHDMGVIADVTDRVAVMYRGNLVEEGTTAKILGDPDHPYTQSLISAVPRPDKRLDRFPLVEYIESAGETKKSLDISNHWLGQARDFGDHYTGPLIHVEKLYMRFMTKNSIFKKNRSYFDAVKDANFEINSGEIFGLVGESGSGKSTIARMISGLYTPAEGSIYFAGTDLTQITTEKKRDHFRRQMQMIFQDPFSSLNPRMKVMDIIAEPIRFHGLASSRAETESIVRDLLDHVGLGEAAAMKYPHEFSGGQRQRISIARALATRPRFLICDEPTSALDVSIQAQILNLLKDLQAELGLTMLFISHDLPVIRQMCDKVGVMRHGQLLEVAETEKLFENPQHEYSQHLLELMPKLTNVKAA; encoded by the coding sequence ATGGCACTTTTGGAAATCAAGGATCTCCGGATCGAATTCCCAAGCCGACGCGGCACCATGGTCGCCGTCGACAAGGTTTCCCTGCAGGTCAATCCGGGTGAAGTTCTTGGCGTCGTCGGGGAATCCGGCGCCGGCAAGTCCACCATCGGCAACGCCGTCATCGGCCTTCTGGAACCTCCAGGGCGCATGGCCGCCGGCGAGGTCTACCTCAAGGGCGAGCGGATCGACAATCTCAGTGATCGCGAAAAGCGCAAGCTGCGTGGCAAGCGTATCGGCATGATCTTTCAGGATCCGTTGACCTCACTCGATCCGCTTCAGACCATCGAGAAGCAGTTGGTGGAAACCATCGAGTTGCATCTGGATGTGACCGAAGCCGAGGCGAAGGCCCGCGCGGTCGATCTGCTGCGTCAGGTCGGCATTCCCGATCCGGAAAACCGCGTCAAACAGTATCCGCATCAGTTTTCCGGTGGCATGCGTCAGCGTGTGGTCATCGCCCTTGCGCTTTGCGCCGAGCCGGAAGTGATCATTGCCGACGAGCCGACAACGGCGCTTGACGTTTCCATTCAGGCCCAGATTCTGGAGCTGATCAAGAAGCTTTGCGTCGAGAAGAATGTCGGCATGATGATCATAACCCACGATATGGGAGTGATTGCCGACGTGACCGACCGCGTTGCCGTCATGTATCGCGGCAATCTGGTGGAAGAGGGGACCACTGCCAAGATTCTTGGTGATCCGGACCACCCCTACACCCAGAGCCTAATCAGCGCCGTACCGCGCCCTGACAAGCGTCTCGATCGTTTCCCTTTGGTCGAATATATCGAGTCCGCAGGCGAAACGAAAAAGAGCCTCGACATTTCCAATCACTGGCTCGGTCAGGCCCGCGACTTCGGAGACCACTATACCGGTCCGCTGATCCATGTCGAAAAACTCTACATGCGGTTTATGACCAAGAACTCGATCTTCAAGAAGAACCGGAGCTATTTCGATGCGGTGAAAGACGCCAACTTCGAAATCAACTCCGGTGAGATTTTCGGGCTCGTGGGCGAGAGTGGCAGTGGCAAGTCAACCATTGCGCGGATGATCTCCGGACTTTATACGCCGGCGGAAGGCAGCATCTATTTTGCCGGGACTGATCTGACGCAGATTACGACCGAGAAGAAGCGGGACCATTTTCGTCGGCAAATGCAGATGATCTTCCAGGATCCGTTCTCGTCGCTCAACCCGCGCATGAAAGTCATGGATATCATTGCGGAGCCGATCCGCTTCCATGGACTTGCCAGTTCCCGTGCCGAAACGGAAAGCATCGTCCGCGATCTGCTCGATCACGTCGGACTGGGTGAAGCGGCTGCGATGAAATACCCGCACGAGTTCTCAGGTGGCCAGCGTCAGCGCATTTCCATCGCCCGTGCTCTGGCGACCCGTCCGCGTTTCCTGATCTGCGACGAACCGACATCGGCTCTTGACGTGTCGATTCAGGCACAGATCCTCAACCTGCTCAAGGATCTTCAGGCCGAGCTCGGGTTGACGATGCTGTTCATCAGCCACGACCTTCCGGTCATCCGTCAGATGTGTGACAAGGTCGGCGTCATGCGCCACGGACAGCTGCTGGAAGTCGCTGAAACCGAGAAGCTGTTCGAAAATCCGCAGCATGAATACTCCCAGCATTTGCTCGAACTGATGCCAAAGCTGACAAATGTGAAGGCAGCCTGA
- the glgB gene encoding 1,4-alpha-glucan branching protein GlgB, with the protein MTSYTSRRDAQSIQDGIHSNPFSLLGLQEWEGKLIVRAFVPGASEIEVIDYETGGVIAELERDDFAPDLFAKPIDNRTERFAYKLRVTRGDHVWLQEDPYRFGPVIGELDEYLLGEGTHQALWKVLGAHVMTHEGVAGTHFAVWAPNARRASVVGNWNNWDGRRHLMRPRGVTGVWEIFIPGVSEGEAYKYELLNRQGQLLPLKADPVGFGSEHAPRTASIVRKLDGHSWNDGEWMKTRAESTGINKPISIYEVHLGSWRKVQDEGNRPLSYYELSQQLVDYVKDMGFTHVELMPISEYPFDGSWGYQPVGLFAPTIRHGTLEEFRGMVEAFHAAGIGVLIDWVPGHFPEDAHGLARFDGTALYEHEDRREGFHPDWNTLVYNYGRREVANFLSANALYWLKEHHVDGLRVDAVASMLYRDYSRKEGEWIPNKDGGRENYEAIDFLRSMNITAYREAQGIVTIAEESTAFPGVSAPTNHGGLGFGYKWNMGWMNDTLRYMSHEPVHRKYHHHDMTFGMHYAYSENYILPLSHDEVVHGKGSLLSRMPGYPADQFANLRAYYGYMWGHPGKKLLFMGGEFAQGEEWDHTQSLDWHLLQYDFQRGVQSLVRDLNRVYREVPALHKYDCKPRGFEWIECHSAENSVFAWIRYGDEGDAPVLIVSNMTPVERQNYRLGVPKAGRWVEILNTDSSLYAGGGRGNLGASVTEDIPSHEREVSLSLTLPPLSTLYFQLEQA; encoded by the coding sequence ATGACATCATATACCTCACGACGCGATGCCCAGTCCATTCAGGACGGCATTCACAGCAATCCATTTTCTCTATTGGGTTTGCAGGAATGGGAGGGCAAGCTCATTGTGCGAGCCTTTGTTCCTGGTGCATCGGAAATTGAAGTCATCGACTATGAAACCGGCGGTGTGATCGCTGAACTCGAACGGGATGATTTTGCACCCGATCTGTTTGCCAAGCCGATTGACAACCGAACCGAACGTTTTGCCTACAAGTTGCGGGTCACCCGCGGCGATCATGTCTGGCTTCAGGAAGACCCTTATCGTTTCGGGCCGGTCATTGGCGAGCTTGACGAGTATCTGTTGGGTGAGGGGACCCATCAGGCGCTCTGGAAGGTTCTTGGTGCGCATGTGATGACCCACGAAGGGGTTGCCGGGACGCACTTTGCAGTCTGGGCTCCGAATGCCCGACGCGCTTCGGTTGTTGGCAACTGGAACAACTGGGATGGCAGACGCCATCTGATGCGGCCGCGTGGCGTGACCGGGGTTTGGGAAATCTTCATTCCCGGCGTTTCGGAAGGTGAAGCCTACAAGTACGAGTTGCTGAACAGACAGGGCCAGTTGCTGCCGTTGAAGGCCGATCCGGTCGGGTTCGGTTCCGAGCACGCACCGCGTACCGCCTCGATTGTCCGCAAGCTTGACGGCCATTCCTGGAACGACGGCGAATGGATGAAAACCCGCGCCGAAAGTACCGGGATCAACAAGCCGATTTCCATTTACGAAGTTCATCTGGGGTCCTGGCGTAAGGTGCAGGACGAGGGCAATCGCCCACTGTCCTATTATGAGCTTTCCCAGCAGTTGGTCGATTACGTCAAGGATATGGGCTTTACCCATGTCGAGTTGATGCCGATCTCCGAATATCCGTTTGATGGTTCCTGGGGATATCAGCCGGTTGGCCTGTTTGCCCCCACCATTCGTCACGGTACGCTGGAGGAATTCCGCGGCATGGTGGAAGCGTTCCACGCAGCTGGTATCGGGGTGTTGATCGACTGGGTACCGGGGCACTTTCCTGAAGACGCTCATGGTCTGGCGCGCTTCGATGGTACTGCGCTTTATGAGCATGAGGATCGCCGCGAAGGGTTCCATCCGGATTGGAATACGCTGGTCTATAACTATGGGCGTCGCGAGGTGGCTAACTTCCTGTCGGCCAACGCGCTCTACTGGCTCAAGGAGCACCATGTCGATGGTCTGCGCGTTGATGCCGTTGCGTCAATGCTCTATCGTGACTATTCCCGCAAGGAAGGCGAGTGGATCCCGAACAAGGATGGCGGCCGCGAGAACTACGAGGCGATCGACTTCCTGCGCAGCATGAACATCACGGCCTATCGTGAAGCTCAGGGCATCGTGACCATCGCAGAAGAATCGACAGCCTTCCCCGGTGTCAGCGCTCCCACCAATCATGGCGGGCTTGGCTTTGGCTACAAATGGAACATGGGCTGGATGAATGATACCCTGCGCTACATGTCCCATGAACCGGTGCATCGCAAATACCATCACCACGATATGACCTTCGGCATGCATTATGCCTATTCGGAAAATTACATTCTTCCGTTGAGCCATGACGAGGTTGTTCACGGTAAGGGATCGCTCCTCAGCCGCATGCCGGGTTATCCGGCGGACCAGTTTGCCAACCTCAGGGCCTATTACGGCTATATGTGGGGTCATCCGGGCAAGAAGCTGCTGTTCATGGGGGGCGAATTTGCGCAGGGCGAGGAGTGGGATCACACCCAGAGCCTTGATTGGCATCTGCTGCAATATGATTTCCAGCGCGGCGTGCAGTCGCTCGTGCGAGATCTGAACCGGGTCTACCGAGAAGTGCCCGCCCTTCATAAATATGATTGCAAGCCGCGTGGCTTTGAATGGATTGAATGCCATTCGGCCGAGAACTCGGTCTTTGCCTGGATCCGTTATGGAGACGAGGGCGACGCCCCGGTTCTCATCGTCAGCAACATGACCCCGGTCGAACGTCAGAACTACCGTCTGGGTGTTCCGAAAGCCGGGCGTTGGGTAGAAATTCTCAATACTGATTCAAGCCTTTACGCTGGAGGAGGACGCGGCAACCTTGGCGCATCCGTGACCGAAGACATCCCCTCGCATGAGAGAGAGGTTTCTTTGTCACTGACATTGCCACCGCTTTCCACGCTCTATTTTCAACTGGAGCAGGCGTGA
- the glgC gene encoding glucose-1-phosphate adenylyltransferase, producing the protein MKLDRETSRLANQSMAFILAGGKGSRLQELTEKRSKPAMYFGGKSRIIDFALSNAVNSGIRRIGVATQYKAHSLIRHLQRGWSFLREERNEFLDILPASQRMNDEAWYQGTSDAIYQNLDILESYGPKYIVILAGDHIYKQDYALMVRQHVETGADVTVGSIEVPLADASAFGVMKVDKNDRILEFVEKPANPPAMPNDPTRALASMGIYVFEAKFLYEILKEEALNPDTHHDFGKDIIPKLVKEGKAVAHPFSRSCIRSGLEIKPYWRDVGTIDAFWEANIDLTDFIPELDIYDNDWPIWTHQELTPPAKFIHDEEGRRGQAVSSMVSGGCIISGSSLNRCLLFTGVKAHSFSKMSGVVALPYAEINREARLKDVVIDRDVKIPAGLVVGEDPELDAKRFRRTEKGICLITQSMIDKLDL; encoded by the coding sequence ATGAAACTTGATCGTGAAACTTCCAGACTTGCCAATCAGTCGATGGCATTTATCCTGGCGGGGGGCAAGGGCAGCCGTCTGCAGGAGTTGACCGAAAAGCGCTCCAAGCCCGCCATGTATTTTGGCGGCAAGAGCCGTATCATCGACTTTGCTCTTTCCAACGCCGTGAACTCCGGTATTCGCCGCATTGGTGTTGCCACCCAGTACAAGGCCCACAGCCTCATCCGCCACCTGCAACGCGGCTGGAGCTTCCTCAGGGAAGAACGTAACGAGTTTCTCGACATCCTTCCCGCTTCCCAGCGCATGAATGATGAAGCTTGGTATCAGGGCACATCCGATGCCATCTATCAGAACCTCGATATTCTGGAGAGCTACGGACCAAAATATATCGTCATTCTCGCCGGCGACCATATCTACAAGCAGGACTATGCCCTCATGGTCCGCCAGCATGTCGAGACCGGGGCCGACGTAACCGTTGGTTCCATCGAAGTGCCCCTGGCCGACGCCAGCGCGTTTGGTGTCATGAAGGTCGACAAGAATGATCGGATTCTCGAATTTGTCGAAAAGCCGGCCAACCCGCCAGCAATGCCCAACGATCCGACCCGCGCTCTTGCTTCCATGGGTATCTATGTCTTTGAAGCCAAGTTCCTTTATGAGATCCTCAAGGAAGAAGCGCTCAATCCTGACACCCATCATGACTTCGGCAAGGACATCATTCCCAAGCTGGTCAAGGAGGGCAAGGCTGTTGCTCACCCGTTCAGCCGCTCGTGCATCCGGTCGGGTCTTGAAATCAAGCCTTACTGGCGCGATGTGGGCACGATTGATGCTTTCTGGGAAGCCAATATCGATTTGACCGACTTTATTCCGGAACTCGACATCTATGATAATGACTGGCCAATCTGGACACATCAGGAACTGACCCCGCCAGCCAAGTTCATCCACGACGAAGAAGGGCGCCGCGGTCAGGCCGTTTCGTCCATGGTCTCGGGTGGTTGCATCATCTCCGGTTCGTCACTGAACCGGTGTCTGCTGTTTACTGGCGTGAAGGCCCATTCCTTCTCGAAGATGAGCGGCGTTGTTGCGCTTCCATACGCAGAGATCAATCGGGAAGCCCGGCTCAAGGATGTGGTCATCGATCGTGATGTCAAAATCCCTGCTGGTCTGGTCGTTGGTGAAGACCCTGAACTGGATGCCAAGCGGTTCCGCCGCACCGAAAAGGGTATCTGTCTGATTACGCAGTCGATGATCGACAAACTGGACCTTTAG
- the glgA gene encoding glycogen synthase GlgA, translating to MNVLFVASECSPFVKTGGLADVIGSVPKALEHLGHTIKILLPAYPDVSGWLKHGDVLLELEDLFGGPARVYSVRAKGLNLLLLDAPHLYDRKGTLYLDEDGFDWEDNPVRFGALSLIGAKIGLDGIGGWKPDLVHVHDWQAGLVPVYMKQSGRQAPPTVITIHNIAFQGLFDGSVVQTLGLSEGMFNPDGFEYWGHAGFLKGGLAFADKITTVSPTYATELLTPEFGMGLEGLLRSRKQDLSGILNGIDLTVWDPQEDPALLKTYSPKSLKRKAANRQWLEEKFNLVSNPEAPLFGVVSRLTTQKGLDLLLEVIPTLIERNARLVVLGNGDKKLEDAYLAAAAYAPDHVAVEIGYNEELAHQIQGGVDALLVPSRFEPCGLTQLYALRYGTIPVVSRTGGLADTVVDANAAALATKCATGIQYSPSTVEALEMAVHKTCDLFTDNKKWKSMIRRAMIAEVGWDQSAKLYEELYQSLVQ from the coding sequence ATGAACGTACTTTTTGTTGCTTCCGAATGCTCACCATTCGTGAAAACCGGCGGCCTGGCCGATGTTATCGGCTCCGTGCCAAAGGCTCTTGAACATCTTGGTCATACGATCAAAATTCTTTTGCCTGCTTACCCCGATGTGAGTGGCTGGCTCAAGCATGGCGATGTTCTTCTGGAATTGGAAGATCTCTTCGGAGGCCCGGCCCGCGTCTATTCGGTGCGGGCCAAGGGGCTCAACCTTCTCTTGTTGGATGCGCCCCATTTGTACGACAGAAAAGGCACCCTCTACCTTGATGAAGACGGGTTCGACTGGGAGGATAATCCTGTCCGGTTCGGCGCCCTCTCACTCATCGGCGCCAAGATTGGGCTAGACGGCATTGGCGGCTGGAAGCCTGATCTGGTTCATGTCCATGACTGGCAGGCCGGGCTTGTTCCAGTCTACATGAAGCAGTCCGGGCGACAGGCTCCACCAACCGTCATCACGATCCATAATATTGCTTTCCAGGGTCTGTTCGATGGCAGTGTCGTCCAGACGCTCGGCTTGTCCGAGGGCATGTTCAATCCGGATGGTTTCGAATATTGGGGTCATGCCGGGTTCCTCAAGGGCGGTTTGGCCTTTGCCGACAAGATCACCACGGTCAGCCCGACCTATGCTACCGAGCTGTTGACGCCAGAGTTCGGAATGGGTCTGGAAGGCTTGCTCAGAAGCAGGAAGCAGGACCTTTCGGGTATTCTGAATGGCATCGACCTTACGGTCTGGGACCCGCAGGAAGATCCGGCTCTTTTGAAAACCTACAGTCCCAAGAGCCTCAAGCGCAAAGCTGCCAATCGTCAGTGGCTGGAAGAGAAATTCAATCTTGTCAGCAATCCCGAGGCGCCGCTGTTTGGTGTTGTCTCCCGATTGACGACCCAGAAGGGCCTCGATCTGCTGCTGGAAGTCATTCCCACCCTGATCGAGCGCAATGCACGTCTTGTGGTACTAGGCAATGGCGACAAAAAGCTGGAAGATGCTTATCTCGCAGCCGCGGCATATGCACCTGATCATGTGGCCGTTGAGATCGGCTACAACGAAGAGCTGGCCCATCAGATTCAGGGTGGCGTCGATGCCCTTCTCGTGCCGTCACGCTTTGAGCCTTGCGGTCTGACCCAGCTCTATGCGCTGCGATATGGCACAATTCCCGTTGTTTCCCGTACGGGCGGTCTTGCCGATACCGTTGTTGACGCGAATGCGGCGGCTCTGGCCACCAAATGTGCAACCGGCATTCAGTATTCACCATCCACGGTGGAAGCCTTGGAAATGGCGGTTCACAAAACCTGTGACCTGTTCACCGACAACAAGAAATGGAAATCGATGATACGCCGCGCGATGATCGCAGAAGTCGGGTGGGATCAATCGGCCAAGCTCTACGAAGAACTCTACCAGTCGCTGGTACAATAG
- a CDS encoding glycogen/starch/alpha-glucan phosphorylase, producing MNTKIFQIKLKQEVLRHLKYSLGKDQGHATPYDWRMSLSLALRDIVVDPWFDSTRKTYDSNAKRVYYLSMEFLIGRLIEDVAINLGFEDVARETMRELGQDYNAIVANEPDAALGNGGLGRLAACFLDSLATLGIPAHGYGIRYEHGLFEQHFENGAQVETAEGWLAQRNVWEFERPEVAYIIAFGGHVSESDGRAVWYPAETVKAQAYDAPALGWQAKWCNTLRLWSAKPTRAFDLESFNRGDFLAASAPEALARTISRVLYPDDTTETGKELRLKQEYFFTSASIQDLIRRYRSTNDDLRDLPKKAAIQLNDTHPAIAGPELVRLLTDIHGIEIYEAIDIARKCLGYTNHTLLPEALERWPEHLFARILPRHYRIIEIIQDQHLKQTGSDIRIIHNGNVNMGELAFIMATHVNGVSALHTELVKETVFRDLHQVYPKRIINETNGITPRRWLYDCNKPLRDLINSSIGIEWPDDLEQLERLNVYADDAAFQEEFHKAKLANKKRFINWLSERHEVNIDPNAMLDIQVKRIHEYKRQLMNLFEAVAYWNEIKENPKKDWTPRVKVFGGKAAPGYEVAKKIIHLINDVAAVVNKDPVTKDYLQIIFPENYNVSMAEVLMPAADLSEQISTAGKEASGTGNMKFALNGALTVGTLDGANVEIREHVGAENFYLFGLTAEEAFERRTQPDYSRRAIEASPRLYRVLNQIASGVFSPSEPHRYGSIVQMMYESDYFLVTCDFDDYFETQRKIDKDYLNTKDWTRKAILNTANMGWFSSDRTIKGYAKDIWDTKSLYER from the coding sequence ATGAACACAAAGATTTTTCAAATCAAGCTAAAACAAGAAGTTCTGCGACACCTCAAATATTCTTTGGGGAAGGATCAGGGACATGCAACGCCATACGACTGGCGGATGTCTCTTTCCTTGGCCCTGCGCGACATTGTTGTTGATCCTTGGTTTGACAGTACGCGCAAGACGTACGACAGCAACGCAAAACGAGTCTACTATCTATCCATGGAATTCCTGATCGGCCGCCTGATTGAAGACGTTGCGATCAACCTCGGTTTCGAAGATGTCGCCCGCGAAACGATGCGTGAATTGGGGCAGGATTACAACGCCATCGTTGCCAACGAACCCGATGCTGCCCTCGGTAATGGCGGTCTGGGCCGTCTGGCAGCCTGCTTCCTTGACTCGCTTGCCACCTTGGGCATTCCCGCCCACGGCTATGGTATTCGCTATGAACATGGTCTGTTCGAGCAGCATTTTGAAAATGGCGCTCAGGTCGAAACCGCGGAAGGTTGGCTTGCCCAACGCAACGTCTGGGAATTCGAACGTCCGGAAGTGGCCTATATCATCGCCTTCGGCGGCCATGTCAGTGAATCTGACGGTCGCGCCGTCTGGTATCCGGCCGAGACAGTAAAGGCCCAGGCCTATGATGCGCCCGCGCTTGGTTGGCAGGCCAAATGGTGCAACACATTGCGCCTCTGGTCTGCAAAACCGACCCGAGCCTTCGACCTTGAGAGCTTCAACCGCGGCGATTTCCTAGCAGCAAGCGCGCCAGAGGCTCTGGCCAGAACCATTTCCCGTGTTCTCTATCCTGACGACACCACCGAGACCGGCAAGGAGCTGCGTCTCAAGCAGGAATATTTCTTCACCTCGGCTTCCATTCAGGATCTGATCCGTCGCTATCGCTCGACCAATGACGACTTGCGCGACCTGCCGAAGAAGGCCGCGATTCAGCTCAACGATACCCATCCGGCCATCGCCGGTCCGGAACTCGTTCGCTTGCTGACCGACATTCATGGCATCGAGATCTATGAAGCCATCGATATCGCCAGAAAGTGCCTTGGCTATACCAATCACACGCTTCTGCCGGAAGCTCTGGAACGGTGGCCGGAGCATCTGTTTGCCCGGATCCTGCCGCGTCACTATCGCATCATCGAGATCATTCAGGACCAGCACCTCAAGCAGACCGGTTCCGATATCCGCATCATCCACAACGGCAACGTCAATATGGGCGAGCTGGCCTTTATCATGGCCACCCACGTCAACGGCGTGTCTGCCCTGCATACGGAACTTGTCAAGGAGACGGTCTTCCGCGATCTGCATCAGGTCTATCCGAAGCGGATCATCAACGAGACCAACGGCATCACGCCGCGCCGTTGGCTGTATGACTGCAACAAGCCGTTGCGCGACCTTATCAATTCCTCCATTGGCATCGAATGGCCGGACGATCTGGAGCAACTCGAGCGCCTCAACGTCTATGCCGATGATGCTGCTTTCCAGGAGGAGTTCCACAAGGCAAAACTCGCGAACAAAAAACGTTTCATCAACTGGCTGTCCGAGCGGCACGAGGTCAATATCGACCCCAACGCAATGCTCGACATTCAGGTCAAGCGTATCCATGAGTACAAACGTCAGCTGATGAACCTGTTCGAGGCAGTAGCCTACTGGAACGAGATCAAGGAAAATCCGAAGAAGGACTGGACACCGCGTGTCAAGGTCTTCGGCGGCAAGGCGGCTCCCGGTTACGAAGTGGCCAAGAAGATCATTCACCTGATCAACGATGTCGCTGCGGTGGTCAACAAGGACCCGGTAACCAAGGACTATCTTCAGATCATCTTTCCGGAAAACTACAATGTTTCCATGGCAGAGGTTCTGATGCCGGCAGCCGATTTGTCCGAGCAGATTTCGACAGCGGGCAAGGAGGCGTCCGGTACCGGCAACATGAAGTTTGCGCTCAATGGTGCCTTGACCGTCGGCACGCTCGATGGGGCAAACGTGGAAATCCGAGAACATGTCGGGGCTGAGAATTTCTATCTGTTCGGTCTTACCGCAGAAGAAGCCTTCGAGCGCCGCACCCAGCCGGACTATTCCCGCCGGGCCATCGAGGCAAGCCCGCGACTCTACCGCGTGCTCAACCAGATCGCCAGTGGCGTATTCTCGCCTAGCGAGCCGCACCGGTATGGTTCCATCGTCCAGATGATGTATGAGAGCGACTACTTCCTCGTCACCTGCGATTTCGACGACTATTTCGAAACCCAGCGCAAGATCGACAAGGACTATCTCAATACCAAGGACTGGACGCGCAAGGCCATCCTGAACACTGCCAACATGGGCTGGTTCTCGTCTGATCGCACGATCAAAGGCTACGCCAAGGATATCTGGGATACCAAATCCCTTTACGAACGCTGA